A section of the Flavobacteriales bacterium genome encodes:
- a CDS encoding beta-ketoacyl-[acyl-carrier-protein] synthase family protein: protein MSDRVVITGLGVISALGTTVEENLDALLHERTGIGPITVLPTRHRGQIPVAEVRLADEALAALAAPRSLRSWTRTALLGLRAVKEALAHAGIDPSGQRTAFISATTAGGIDKTEPIYDRYFLPEIPDEAAQYLGTHDPGDHTQRIAAELGFRALVTTISTACSSSANALMLGDRLLRHGLTDVAVVGGSDALCKFTVNGFNSLLILDREPCRPFDRDRAGLNLGEAAAYLVLETESRARARGAGVLAVVSGYANTNEAFHATASSPDGTGAYEAMRQALAMARLTPEAISYVNVHGTGTPNNDSSEGIALTRLFGAQVPPFSSTKSFTGHTLGAAGAVEAVYSVLAIRHGVHFANLRWRTPLAEAPLVPVTSTQRGVNVRHVLSSSFGFGGNNTSLVLSAPEARS from the coding sequence ATGAGCGACCGCGTGGTGATCACCGGCCTGGGCGTGATCAGCGCCCTGGGCACCACCGTGGAGGAGAACCTCGACGCGTTGCTGCACGAGCGGACCGGCATCGGCCCCATCACCGTGCTGCCCACCCGCCACCGCGGCCAGATCCCCGTGGCCGAGGTCCGCTTGGCCGATGAAGCCCTCGCCGCCCTCGCCGCACCCCGCAGCCTGCGCAGCTGGACCCGCACGGCCCTGCTCGGCCTGCGCGCCGTGAAGGAGGCCCTGGCCCATGCCGGCATCGACCCTTCCGGCCAGCGCACCGCCTTCATCTCGGCCACCACCGCTGGAGGCATCGACAAGACCGAGCCCATCTACGACCGGTATTTCCTGCCGGAGATCCCTGACGAGGCCGCGCAATACTTGGGCACGCACGACCCCGGCGACCACACCCAGCGCATCGCCGCCGAACTGGGCTTCCGCGCCCTGGTGACCACCATCAGCACCGCGTGCTCCAGCAGCGCCAACGCCCTGATGCTCGGCGACCGGTTGCTGCGGCATGGCCTCACGGACGTGGCCGTGGTGGGCGGCAGCGACGCCCTCTGCAAGTTCACCGTCAACGGCTTCAACTCGCTGCTGATCCTGGACCGCGAGCCCTGCCGCCCCTTCGACCGCGACCGCGCCGGGCTCAACCTGGGCGAGGCCGCGGCCTATCTGGTGCTGGAGACCGAGTCCCGCGCGCGGGCCCGGGGTGCCGGGGTGCTGGCCGTGGTGAGCGGGTACGCCAATACCAACGAGGCCTTCCATGCCACCGCCTCCTCGCCCGATGGCACCGGTGCCTACGAGGCCATGCGGCAGGCCCTGGCCATGGCGCGGCTGACCCCCGAGGCCATCAGCTATGTGAACGTTCACGGCACCGGCACGCCCAACAACGACAGCTCGGAAGGCATCGCCCTCACCCGCCTCTTCGGCGCGCAGGTGCCGCCGTTCAGCAGCACCAAGTCGTTCACAGGTCACACCCTGGGTGCGGCCGGTGCGGTGGAGGCGGTGTATTCCGTGCTGGCCATCCGGCATGGCGTGCACTTCGCCAACCTGCGCTGGCGCACGCCCCTGGCCGAAGCGCCGTTGGTGCCCGTGACGAGCACCCAACGCGGCGTGAACGTGCGGCATGTGCTGAGCAGCTCCTTCGGCTTCGGCGGCAACAACACCAGCCTGGTGCTCAGCGCACCGGAAGCACGGTCATGA
- a CDS encoding ABC transporter permease has protein sequence MFTRIIAHVHKELLLLLRDRTGLLLVYVMPIFLVSVMAVVQDAPFRDFSDKQVRVLFKDLDEGPVGEAVLRGLEATGSFTITNGQQLDEVEFRERVRRGEHQIGVVVPVNASEAVEARSQGAMALLFDPLTGDSTAAPASDSSSVLMVVDPAVKHVFRELVRSSLVRVLAGISSERLLADMRVRLEAINGDTLPPIALGGPFVGIDQQLAARELTGSRVASDTTAHNVPAWTIFAMFFTVVLLAGNMVKERTAGCMVRLLTMPGSVAERLIGRITAYLVVCLTQLALLLSVGHWVLPLFGLPPLRFGPPEDLLLLVLAALFIGLAATSFGVLVGSFSRTQQQSAILGSTAVVIMSAIGGIWVPLYIMPAPMQMIGRISPLNWSMEAFNVVMLRQGDLAELVMYLIPLAVFAAVCLLVSIVAERVVSSR, from the coding sequence ATGTTCACCCGCATCATCGCCCACGTGCACAAGGAGCTGCTGCTGCTGCTGCGCGACCGCACGGGCCTGCTGCTGGTGTACGTGATGCCCATCTTCCTGGTGAGCGTGATGGCCGTGGTGCAGGATGCCCCGTTCCGCGATTTCAGCGACAAGCAGGTGCGCGTGCTCTTCAAGGACTTGGACGAAGGTCCGGTAGGGGAGGCCGTGCTGCGCGGGCTGGAGGCCACCGGAAGCTTCACGATCACCAACGGTCAGCAGCTTGACGAGGTGGAGTTCCGTGAACGCGTCCGCCGGGGTGAGCACCAGATCGGCGTGGTGGTGCCCGTCAACGCCAGCGAAGCCGTCGAGGCCCGCTCTCAAGGCGCCATGGCCCTGCTCTTCGACCCCCTCACCGGCGACAGCACGGCCGCTCCGGCGAGCGACAGCTCCTCCGTCCTGATGGTGGTGGACCCCGCGGTGAAGCACGTCTTCCGCGAACTGGTGCGCAGCAGCCTGGTGCGCGTGCTGGCCGGCATCAGCTCCGAGCGCCTGCTCGCCGATATGCGCGTGCGGCTGGAGGCCATCAACGGGGACACCCTTCCCCCGATCGCCTTGGGCGGCCCTTTCGTGGGCATCGACCAGCAGCTTGCCGCCCGCGAGCTCACCGGCAGCCGGGTGGCCAGCGACACCACCGCCCATAACGTGCCGGCCTGGACCATCTTCGCGATGTTCTTCACCGTGGTGCTGCTGGCCGGCAACATGGTGAAGGAGCGCACGGCCGGATGCATGGTGCGCCTGCTCACCATGCCGGGCAGCGTGGCCGAGCGCCTCATCGGGCGCATCACCGCGTACCTCGTGGTCTGCCTCACCCAGCTGGCCCTGCTGCTGAGCGTGGGCCATTGGGTGCTTCCGCTCTTCGGCCTGCCGCCCCTGCGCTTCGGCCCCCCGGAGGACCTGCTGCTGCTGGTGCTCGCCGCCCTCTTCATCGGCTTGGCGGCCACCTCCTTCGGGGTGCTGGTCGGCTCCTTCAGCCGCACCCAGCAGCAATCGGCCATCCTGGGCAGCACCGCCGTGGTGATCATGAGCGCCATCGGCGGCATCTGGGTCCCGCTCTACATCATGCCCGCGCCCATGCAGATGATCGGCCGCATCTCGCCCCTCAATTGGAGCATGGAGGCCTTCAACGTGGTGATGCTGCGCCAGGGCGACCTGGCCGAGCTGGTCATGTACCTCATCCCCCTGGCCGTCTTCGCCGCGGTATGCCTGCTGGTGTCCATCGTGGCCGAACGGGTCGTTTCTTCGCGTTGA
- a CDS encoding ABC transporter ATP-binding protein produces MTTPDIRVEGLVKRYRSGGRPALNGMDLQVMPGEFFGLLGPNGAGKTTMISILTGVLAPSAGRVRVRGLDVVKEPGRVHRLIGFVPQEIALYDTLTARENLRYFGRLHGLASTALTERAEALLVRTGLQDRANEQVRHWSGGMRRRLNIVVALLHAPPILFLDEPTVGIDIQSRAAIWDLLQEVNAGGTTVLYTSHHLEEAERLCTRVVVMDDGRSVGELSTPRGGGHERLEDAFLRLTGRELRD; encoded by the coding sequence ATGACCACCCCGGACATCCGGGTGGAGGGCCTGGTGAAGCGCTATCGCAGCGGAGGCCGTCCCGCCCTGAACGGCATGGACCTGCAGGTGATGCCCGGTGAGTTCTTCGGCCTGCTCGGCCCCAACGGCGCCGGCAAGACCACGATGATCAGCATCCTCACCGGGGTGCTGGCGCCCAGTGCAGGTCGGGTGCGCGTACGCGGCCTCGACGTGGTGAAGGAGCCCGGCCGCGTCCATCGCCTCATCGGCTTCGTGCCGCAGGAGATCGCCTTGTACGACACCCTCACCGCCCGCGAGAACCTGCGCTACTTCGGCCGCCTGCACGGCCTGGCCAGCACCGCGCTCACCGAACGTGCCGAGGCCCTGCTCGTCAGGACCGGGCTGCAGGACCGCGCCAACGAGCAGGTGCGGCACTGGAGCGGCGGCATGCGACGGCGTCTCAACATCGTGGTGGCGCTGCTCCATGCGCCGCCGATCCTCTTCCTGGACGAGCCCACCGTGGGCATCGACATCCAGAGCCGAGCGGCCATCTGGGACCTGCTCCAGGAGGTGAACGCCGGCGGCACCACCGTGCTCTACACCAGCCACCATCTGGAGGAGGCCGAGCGCCTGTGCACCCGCGTGGTGGTGATGGACGATGGGCGCAGCGTGGGCGAGCTGTCCACGCCGCGCGGTGGCGGCCACGAACGCCTGGAGGACGCCTTCCTCCGCCTCACCGGACGCGAACTCCGCGATTGA
- a CDS encoding BtrH N-terminal domain-containing protein — protein sequence MSQRDLVIPFDHQQSAHCETGVISNLMRFHGLPVSEPMAFGIGSGLFFSHMPFLKMNGIPVTSYRILPGWIFSRFTKRLGIGIRRVSFRDPREAMDELDRVLAQGLPVGMLTSVFYLPYLPKAFRFHFNGHNIVVFGKEGDEYLVSDPVMDGPTRIHRSALIRARFAKGMPNIKGRMYYPTTVPTDADIRRAAVRGLRRTARDMSTTPLPMFGTKGIGYLAGRLRQYERRLGEKDARLALGNLIRMQEEIGTGGAGFRFIFAAFLMETSKLLNAPALKEKALEMNRIGDQWRDLAYEAGRLCKGRAEGHITYDHLADKLTEIGRQETAFFKELHQFAKQL from the coding sequence ATGAGCCAGCGCGACCTCGTGATCCCCTTCGACCACCAGCAGAGCGCCCACTGCGAAACGGGGGTGATCAGCAACCTGATGCGCTTCCACGGCCTGCCCGTGAGCGAGCCCATGGCCTTCGGCATCGGCTCCGGTCTGTTCTTCAGCCACATGCCCTTCCTGAAGATGAACGGCATCCCGGTGACCAGCTATCGCATCCTGCCCGGCTGGATCTTCAGCCGGTTCACCAAGCGGCTCGGGATCGGCATCCGGCGGGTGAGCTTCCGCGACCCGCGCGAGGCGATGGATGAGCTGGACCGCGTGCTGGCCCAGGGCCTGCCCGTGGGCATGCTCACCAGCGTGTTCTACCTGCCGTACCTCCCCAAGGCGTTCCGCTTCCATTTCAATGGCCACAACATCGTCGTGTTCGGCAAGGAGGGGGATGAATACCTGGTGAGCGATCCGGTGATGGACGGCCCTACGCGGATCCACCGTTCCGCGCTGATCCGTGCCCGTTTCGCCAAGGGCATGCCCAACATCAAGGGCCGGATGTATTACCCGACCACCGTCCCCACCGATGCCGACATCCGCAGGGCCGCCGTCCGCGGGCTTCGCCGCACGGCCCGTGACATGAGCACCACCCCGCTGCCCATGTTCGGCACCAAGGGCATCGGCTACCTGGCCGGCAGGCTGCGTCAGTACGAACGGCGCCTGGGCGAGAAGGACGCGCGCCTGGCCCTGGGCAACCTGATCCGCATGCAGGAGGAGATCGGAACCGGCGGCGCCGGCTTCCGCTTCATCTTCGCCGCCTTCCTGATGGAGACGTCCAAGCTGCTGAACGCGCCGGCGCTGAAGGAGAAGGCCCTGGAGATGAACCGTATCGGCGATCAATGGCGCGATCTGGCCTACGAGGCCGGCCGCCTGTGCAAAGGCCGCGCGGAGGGCCACATCACGTACGACCACCTGGCTGACAAGCTGACCGAAATCGGGCGCCAGGAGACCGCCTTCTTCAAGGAGCTCCACCAGTTCGCCAAGCAGCTATGA
- a CDS encoding beta-ketoacyl-ACP synthase III produces MHDVYITRVSGFLPNAPVSNAEMTDFLGMIDGKLSRAQHIVLRNNGILQRHYALDRQGRITHSNAQLVAKAVKGLAGDGLAVRDLEVLACGTSSPDQFLPSHASQVHGELDHPLEIVSTAGACCTGMHALKYGYMSVAAGLSRNAVAAGSELVSPMMLARNFERETERYRQLEQDPIIGFEKEFLRWMLSDGAAAVLMEPAPRGPLSLRMEWVVSRSFANELDVCMYSGGDKDEEGRYLGWKHFPPQDLAGRSIFTMKQDVKLLGRNIVPVGVRFLRETFERHGLDPASIDHMLVHLSSMFFRDKVHDEMVAQGIGVPMSKWFINLPRVGNVGSASIFLQLRDLIAEGHVKKGQKVLLMVPESARFSYAFALLTAE; encoded by the coding sequence TTGCACGACGTCTACATCACCCGGGTCTCCGGGTTCCTGCCGAACGCACCGGTCTCCAACGCGGAGATGACGGACTTCCTGGGCATGATCGACGGGAAGCTGTCGCGCGCCCAGCATATCGTGCTGCGCAACAACGGCATCCTCCAGCGCCACTACGCGCTCGACCGCCAGGGCCGCATCACCCACAGCAACGCGCAATTGGTGGCCAAGGCCGTGAAAGGTCTGGCCGGTGATGGCCTTGCCGTGCGCGACCTGGAGGTGCTGGCCTGCGGCACCAGCAGCCCCGATCAGTTCCTGCCCTCGCACGCCTCCCAGGTGCATGGCGAGCTGGACCATCCGCTGGAGATCGTGAGCACCGCCGGCGCCTGCTGCACCGGCATGCACGCCTTGAAGTACGGCTACATGAGCGTGGCCGCCGGCTTGTCGCGCAACGCCGTGGCCGCCGGCAGCGAGCTGGTGAGCCCCATGATGCTGGCCCGCAACTTCGAACGGGAGACCGAACGGTACCGCCAGCTGGAGCAGGACCCCATCATCGGCTTCGAGAAGGAGTTCCTCCGCTGGATGCTGAGCGATGGCGCCGCCGCCGTGCTGATGGAACCCGCCCCCCGCGGACCGCTGAGCCTGCGCATGGAGTGGGTGGTGAGCCGCTCCTTCGCCAACGAGCTGGACGTGTGCATGTACAGCGGCGGTGACAAGGACGAGGAGGGCCGCTACCTCGGCTGGAAGCACTTCCCCCCGCAGGACCTCGCCGGGCGCTCCATCTTCACCATGAAGCAGGACGTGAAGCTCCTGGGCCGCAACATCGTGCCCGTGGGCGTGCGCTTCCTGCGCGAGACCTTCGAGCGTCACGGCCTGGACCCCGCGTCCATCGACCACATGCTCGTGCACCTCAGCAGCATGTTCTTCCGCGACAAGGTGCATGACGAGATGGTGGCCCAGGGCATCGGGGTGCCCATGAGCAAGTGGTTCATCAACCTGCCGCGCGTAGGCAACGTGGGGTCGGCCTCCATCTTCCTCCAGTTGCGCGACCTCATCGCCGAGGGCCACGTGAAGAAGGGTCAGAAGGTGCTGTTGATGGTGCCCGAGAGCGCCCGCTTCAGTTACGCCTTCGCCCTGCTCACGGCGGAGTAG
- a CDS encoding dialkylresorcinol condensing enzyme DarA — protein sequence MKRVLVIHYSQTGQLSTLLDRIVAPLQDAGFAVDHLPLRPATPYPFPWTRLTFFNCFPEAVGHDPVPLEPLSMPPDGPYDLVILGYTIWFLNPSIPMTSFLKHPDAARYLADRPVLTVVGARNMWVLAQEHMRTAVAALRGRLVGHITVVDRSPNLVSVITIIRWMFWGRRDPFLVFPAAGIRGEDMDASARFGRVLVQHLHRGEMTGLNTALRAEGSIRIVPSLLMLEKRATFLFGKYRRYILAKVDRDPSSRLRRVKVFSTVLTIGVFILGPLTTLTTGLLSLVKRRQLRAEVERLSTYGDP from the coding sequence ATGAAGCGCGTCCTCGTCATCCACTACTCGCAGACCGGCCAGCTCTCCACCCTGCTCGACCGCATCGTGGCACCCTTGCAGGATGCCGGGTTCGCGGTGGACCACCTGCCCTTGAGGCCCGCCACACCCTATCCCTTCCCGTGGACACGCCTCACCTTCTTCAACTGCTTCCCCGAGGCGGTGGGTCACGACCCCGTGCCGCTGGAGCCGCTGTCCATGCCGCCGGACGGTCCATACGACCTGGTGATCCTGGGCTACACCATCTGGTTCCTCAACCCCAGCATCCCCATGACGAGCTTCCTGAAGCACCCCGACGCCGCGCGCTACCTGGCGGACCGGCCGGTGCTGACGGTGGTGGGCGCCCGGAACATGTGGGTGCTGGCCCAGGAGCACATGCGCACCGCCGTGGCCGCCCTGCGCGGTCGCCTGGTGGGCCACATTACCGTGGTGGACCGAAGTCCCAACCTCGTCAGCGTGATCACCATCATCCGCTGGATGTTCTGGGGCCGTCGCGACCCCTTCCTGGTCTTCCCCGCGGCCGGCATCCGCGGGGAGGACATGGACGCGTCCGCGCGCTTCGGGCGGGTGCTGGTGCAGCATCTGCATCGCGGTGAGATGACCGGGTTGAACACCGCACTGCGGGCGGAGGGCTCCATCCGGATCGTGCCCAGCCTGTTGATGCTGGAGAAACGCGCCACCTTCCTGTTCGGCAAATACCGCCGCTACATCCTGGCCAAGGTGGACCGCGACCCGTCCAGCCGGTTGCGCCGGGTGAAGGTCTTCAGCACCGTGCTCACCATCGGGGTCTTCATCCTGGGCCCCCTTACCACGCTCACCACGGGACTGCTCTCCTTGGTGAAGCGCAGGCAGTTGCGCGCCGAGGTGGAGCGCTTGTCGACGTACGGAGACCCCTGA
- a CDS encoding glycosyltransferase produces the protein MRFTLITVCYKAGEELAETVASVRAQTHPHIEHIIVDGASPDAATQAVLKRLDDGRSLIISEPDTGVYDAMNKGLARATGEVIGFVNAGDLLEGPEVIAKLAAEFAKGDADVIYGDAHMVDPRDIRKVRRFWKGGDYHRENFRTGWMPPHLGTYIRREAYQRFGGFDLRFRIAADYELMFRFLYTHRLHARYVPLTIVRFRLGGASNKSLAHIWRANREVVEAWRHHGFTPPALLVVRKPLRKLAQYFGAS, from the coding sequence ATGAGGTTCACGCTCATCACCGTGTGCTACAAGGCCGGCGAGGAGCTGGCCGAGACGGTGGCCAGCGTGCGCGCGCAGACCCATCCGCACATCGAGCACATCATCGTGGACGGCGCTTCCCCCGATGCGGCCACGCAGGCCGTGCTCAAGCGCCTCGACGATGGCCGGTCCCTGATCATCAGCGAGCCCGACACCGGCGTGTACGACGCCATGAACAAGGGCCTGGCCCGCGCCACCGGCGAGGTGATCGGCTTCGTGAACGCCGGTGACCTGCTCGAGGGGCCGGAGGTGATCGCGAAGCTCGCCGCGGAGTTCGCGAAAGGCGATGCCGACGTGATCTACGGCGATGCCCACATGGTGGACCCGCGCGACATCCGGAAGGTGCGGCGCTTTTGGAAAGGAGGCGACTACCACCGCGAGAACTTCCGTACGGGCTGGATGCCGCCCCACCTGGGCACCTACATCCGGCGCGAGGCCTACCAGCGCTTCGGCGGCTTCGACCTGCGCTTTCGGATCGCCGCCGACTATGAACTGATGTTCCGCTTCCTCTACACCCACCGGCTGCATGCGCGCTACGTGCCGCTCACCATCGTGCGCTTCCGGCTGGGCGGTGCAAGCAACAAGAGCCTGGCGCACATCTGGAGGGCGAACCGCGAGGTGGTCGAAGCATGGCGCCACCACGGCTTCACGCCGCCAGCCCTGCTGGTCGTCCGCAAACCGTTGCGCAAATTGGCCCAATACTTCGGTGCGTCCTGA
- the wcaF gene encoding colanic acid biosynthesis acetyltransferase WcaF, which yields MDRKRVDLSRFTNADFPKGGGAVKMTLWYFTNVLFFLNPLFPFRSPKPALLRLFGARVGKGVVVHPGVNIKYPWKLTIGDHVWIGQRAWLDNIDQLIIRDHVVISQGAMIIQGSHNYKKVDYPTLSGPVVLEEGSWVGAGAMVMLGVTLRSHSVLSAGSVATKDLEAYTIYQGNPAQPVRERVIE from the coding sequence ATGGACCGCAAGCGCGTCGACCTCAGCCGTTTCACCAACGCCGACTTCCCCAAGGGGGGCGGTGCGGTGAAGATGACGCTGTGGTACTTCACCAACGTGCTCTTCTTCCTGAACCCGCTGTTCCCGTTCCGCTCGCCCAAGCCCGCGCTGCTGCGGCTGTTCGGCGCGCGGGTGGGGAAGGGGGTGGTGGTGCATCCCGGGGTGAACATCAAGTACCCGTGGAAGCTCACCATCGGCGACCACGTGTGGATCGGGCAGCGCGCCTGGCTCGACAACATCGACCAGCTCATCATCCGCGACCACGTGGTGATCAGCCAAGGCGCCATGATCATCCAGGGCAGCCACAACTACAAGAAGGTCGATTACCCCACCCTCAGCGGTCCGGTGGTGCTGGAGGAAGGCAGCTGGGTGGGCGCCGGGGCCATGGTGATGCTCGGGGTCACCCTGAGGAGCCACAGTGTGCTTTCCGCCGGCAGCGTGGCCACGAAGGACCTGGAGGCCTACACGATCTACCAGGGGAATCCGGCACAGCCGGTGCGCGAACGCGTGATCGAATGA
- a CDS encoding type II toxin-antitoxin system VapC family toxin: MILTLGGNEVLAAHMESKRLFVSVVTEMECLSYPFRVRKDEMVVREFMRRCTVLGIEERIKEEAIVIRRDHGIKLPDAVIAATALVLGVPLLTADKGFLRLRNELVVDLFEP; encoded by the coding sequence GTGATCCTGACGCTCGGCGGCAATGAGGTCCTGGCCGCGCACATGGAATCGAAGCGGCTGTTCGTTTCCGTGGTCACTGAAATGGAGTGCCTGAGCTATCCGTTCAGGGTGCGGAAGGACGAGATGGTCGTGCGCGAGTTCATGAGGCGATGTACGGTGCTGGGGATCGAGGAGCGGATCAAGGAAGAAGCCATCGTCATTCGGAGGGACCACGGGATCAAACTCCCCGATGCGGTCATCGCAGCCACTGCGCTTGTGCTGGGTGTGCCGCTGCTCACGGCGGATAAGGGCTTCCTTCGGTTGCGGAACGAGCTCGTCGTCGATCTTTTCGAACCTTGA
- a CDS encoding glycosyltransferase family 4 protein: MKHKLLVFVDWYLPGYKAGGPVRSMANLVDHLRDKVDLHIVTTDTDYTETTPYAGVTPDRWTEMPGGEKVWYASRGGVNATTWRKLLAQEAWRTVYINGLYSRWFSVMPLWLLKGSAQHRVVAVRGMLAAGMMEHGTLKKRAFLAVMRLLGCYRGVIFQATNAEEVEDVKRWIGREATVKLVPNLGRKLTAAAPRPRAKQPGELRLVSVARIAVEKNTLFAIECLKPVQGHVTFDLYGPIYDEAYWAKCRAAIAELPPTITVTHKGTVPPEEVPELFAHYHALFMPSQGENFGHTMVEALAAGVPLVISDRTPWKDLERMDAGWDIRLDEPGSFTRAVQHLVHMDEEALQKLSRGAFALGRRYLDDPATAKSTLDLLVRG; the protein is encoded by the coding sequence GTGAAGCATAAGCTCCTGGTCTTCGTCGACTGGTACCTGCCCGGCTACAAGGCGGGTGGACCCGTGCGCAGCATGGCCAACCTCGTGGACCACCTGCGCGACAAGGTCGACCTGCACATCGTGACCACCGATACCGATTACACGGAGACCACGCCCTATGCGGGTGTGACACCGGATCGGTGGACGGAGATGCCGGGAGGGGAGAAGGTGTGGTACGCCTCGCGCGGTGGTGTTAACGCGACCACCTGGCGGAAGCTGCTGGCCCAGGAGGCCTGGCGCACGGTCTACATCAACGGCCTGTACTCGCGATGGTTCAGCGTGATGCCGCTGTGGCTGCTGAAGGGCTCGGCGCAGCATCGGGTGGTGGCCGTGCGTGGCATGCTCGCCGCCGGCATGATGGAGCACGGGACCTTGAAGAAGCGTGCGTTCCTGGCGGTGATGCGGCTGCTCGGATGCTACCGTGGCGTCATCTTCCAGGCCACCAATGCGGAGGAGGTGGAGGATGTGAAGCGCTGGATCGGGAGGGAGGCCACGGTGAAGCTGGTGCCCAACCTGGGCCGGAAGCTCACGGCGGCCGCACCACGCCCGCGTGCGAAACAACCCGGCGAACTGCGCCTGGTGAGCGTGGCCCGCATCGCCGTGGAGAAGAACACCCTCTTCGCCATCGAATGCCTGAAGCCCGTGCAGGGCCACGTCACCTTCGACCTGTACGGGCCCATCTACGATGAAGCGTACTGGGCGAAATGCCGCGCGGCCATCGCGGAGCTGCCGCCCACCATCACGGTGACGCACAAGGGCACCGTGCCGCCCGAGGAGGTGCCTGAGTTGTTCGCGCACTACCACGCCCTCTTCATGCCCAGCCAGGGCGAGAACTTCGGGCACACGATGGTGGAGGCGCTGGCCGCCGGTGTGCCGCTGGTCATCAGTGATCGGACGCCGTGGAAGGACCTGGAGCGGATGGATGCGGGATGGGACATCCGTCTCGACGAGCCTGGATCCTTCACGCGGGCCGTGCAGCACCTCGTGCACATGGACGAGGAGGCGCTGCAGAAGCTGTCGCGGGGCGCGTTCGCGCTCGGCAGGCGATATTTGGACGATCCCGCGACCGCAAAAAGCACGCTGGACCTGCTGGTCAGGGGTTGA
- a CDS encoding glycosyltransferase family 4 protein encodes MSTHRKALFLYTELAPYFLACVDRLVRDHNVEAHIVRWPVNREAPFDLRFADRVKVYERDAYDDQALLRLAHGVGPDITFASGWVDKGYLRVCRMLYKQGLPTVMCSDTAWRGDARQWAAVAATRLWLRRTFSHAWVTGEAQARYARRLGFPSLNIRTGFYSADTDRFLPLGQELLDRRALHWPHRLLCVARYIPSKGHQMLCDVFAKLSDDGLAGDWELWIAGTGELHEAVTRSPSGRHPRIRHLGFVQVEEMPQVLEQCGVFVLPSTYEPWGVVVHEHACAGFPLLLSSAVGAGERFLGSGENGVRFAGGDATDMRNALRQLVQCSDAQLRAMGERSHALGAKWTPADWARVVMDLMKARREA; translated from the coding sequence ATGAGCACGCACCGCAAGGCGCTCTTCCTCTACACGGAGCTGGCCCCCTATTTCCTCGCTTGCGTCGATCGACTGGTTCGCGATCACAACGTGGAGGCGCACATCGTGCGCTGGCCGGTGAACCGCGAGGCCCCCTTCGACCTGCGCTTCGCCGACCGCGTGAAGGTGTACGAGCGCGATGCCTACGACGACCAGGCCCTGCTGCGGCTGGCCCATGGTGTGGGGCCCGACATCACCTTCGCCAGCGGCTGGGTGGACAAGGGCTACCTCCGCGTCTGTCGCATGCTGTACAAGCAGGGGCTCCCCACGGTGATGTGCAGCGACACCGCCTGGCGCGGCGATGCCCGGCAATGGGCCGCTGTGGCCGCCACGCGTCTCTGGCTCCGACGCACCTTCAGCCATGCCTGGGTCACGGGGGAGGCCCAGGCCCGCTATGCCCGACGCCTCGGCTTTCCCTCGCTCAACATCCGCACTGGGTTCTACAGCGCGGATACGGACCGGTTCCTGCCGCTTGGTCAGGAGCTCCTGGACCGGCGTGCACTCCATTGGCCCCATCGCCTGCTCTGCGTGGCCCGCTACATCCCCTCGAAAGGGCACCAGATGCTGTGCGACGTGTTCGCCAAGCTGTCCGACGACGGGCTTGCCGGCGATTGGGAACTGTGGATCGCAGGAACGGGTGAGCTCCACGAAGCCGTGACCCGCTCCCCGTCCGGTCGTCATCCGCGCATCAGGCACCTGGGCTTCGTGCAGGTGGAGGAGATGCCGCAGGTGCTTGAGCAGTGCGGCGTCTTCGTGCTGCCCAGCACCTATGAACCGTGGGGCGTGGTGGTGCATGAACATGCGTGTGCAGGCTTTCCCTTGCTGTTGAGCAGCGCGGTGGGGGCGGGGGAACGCTTCCTCGGCTCCGGGGAGAACGGTGTCCGCTTTGCCGGAGGAGATGCCACCGACATGCGCAACGCCCTGCGCCAGCTTGTCCAGTGCAGCGATGCCCAGTTGCGCGCCATGGGCGAACGAAGCCATGCCCTCGGGGCGAAGTGGACGCCTGCGGATTGGGCACGGGTGGTGATGGACCTGATGAAAGCACGCCGTGAAGCATAA